Proteins encoded together in one Hymenobacter monticola window:
- a CDS encoding DUF4240 domain-containing protein: protein MRQQLFFQDATSNKFWTAEAEGTKQIISSGAVGTQGRRSEKQFASAEACLSDTEKLIKQKIKKGYTKLAENEVIPAKPVFTSDEVSQQFFWRSIEKSNKKRNADWSEYDTEEHIENLTELLSKSGKQKLIQFEKQLQMYLNQLHTAEIAELSIILECDFKKENETIIFDDSLSDDGFIYFRCWLLLKGYEFFTEISQDINALVNGKYSFNIGDTWGEGLLYVADEAYSVNHDNEDDSEIRDAVADQFPEVIHYDSMERTMNREPKGGAELQVMYPKLVEEIVRVRS from the coding sequence ATGCGACAGCAGCTATTTTTTCAGGACGCTACCTCAAACAAGTTTTGGACGGCTGAAGCCGAAGGCACCAAGCAAATTATTTCTTCCGGTGCAGTAGGTACGCAAGGCCGCCGGTCTGAAAAGCAGTTCGCATCTGCTGAAGCTTGTTTATCCGATACTGAAAAGCTTATCAAACAGAAAATCAAAAAGGGTTATACCAAACTCGCCGAAAACGAAGTCATTCCAGCAAAGCCCGTTTTTACATCCGACGAAGTTAGTCAGCAATTCTTTTGGCGCAGTATCGAAAAGTCAAACAAAAAGCGTAACGCCGACTGGTCGGAGTATGACACGGAAGAGCACATTGAAAATTTAACGGAACTGCTTTCCAAAAGCGGCAAGCAAAAGTTAATTCAATTTGAGAAGCAACTTCAGATGTATTTGAATCAACTCCATACCGCTGAAATCGCAGAATTATCAATCATCTTGGAATGTGATTTTAAGAAAGAGAATGAAACAATCATTTTTGACGACAGCTTGTCGGATGACGGTTTTATTTACTTCCGTTGTTGGCTATTGCTCAAAGGATATGAATTCTTTACTGAAATAAGCCAAGACATCAACGCCTTAGTCAATGGCAAATACAGTTTCAATATTGGTGACACTTGGGGGGAAGGTTTGCTCTACGTAGCCGATGAAGCTTATTCTGTCAACCACGATAATGAAGACGATTCGGAAATAAGGGATGCCGTAGCCGACCAATTTCCCGAAGTCATTCACTACGACTCGATGGAAAGAACGATGAACCGAGAGCCTAAAGGTGGCGCGGAACTACAAGTCATGTATCCTAAGCTTGTAGAAGAAATAGTGCGGGTTAGAAGCTAG
- a CDS encoding type II toxin-antitoxin system HigB family toxin → MLAKSAVKEAAIRYPGCAKALNEWFDVTRAASWKDFLAVKQTYRNTDYVAPDRLVFDVCGNRLRVVTLVHFSTRTLYILFIGTHADYDKLDVSTL, encoded by the coding sequence GTGCTGGCTAAATCGGCGGTGAAGGAAGCAGCCATTCGGTACCCCGGCTGTGCCAAGGCGCTGAACGAGTGGTTCGACGTGACCCGCGCCGCCAGCTGGAAGGATTTTCTGGCTGTGAAGCAAACGTACCGGAATACCGACTACGTGGCCCCCGACCGGCTGGTATTTGATGTGTGCGGCAACCGCCTGCGGGTGGTGACGCTGGTGCATTTCAGCACCCGCACGCTGTACATTCTGTTCATCGGCACGCACGCCGACTACGATAAACTCGACGTGAGCACGCTCTAA
- a CDS encoding ABC transporter ATP-binding protein: protein MSILRVDNLTKTYPSGGQPLTVLHAVSFDLQAGDTFAIVGPSGSGKTTLLGLCAGLDRATSGSVWLNGIQLDKLSEDQRAAVRNEHVGFIFQNFQLLPTLTALENVLVPLELRGQRGTAQTARELLDRVGLAGRAGHYPAQLSGGEQQRVSLARAFANRPALLFADEPTGNLDPDTSERVVNLLFELNREAGTTLVLVTHDMELAAKTQRTLRLRGGKVVEANVSV from the coding sequence ATGTCCATCCTCCGCGTCGACAACCTCACCAAAACCTACCCCAGCGGCGGCCAGCCCCTCACGGTGCTGCACGCCGTCAGCTTCGACCTCCAGGCCGGCGACACCTTTGCCATCGTCGGCCCTTCGGGCTCGGGCAAAACCACGCTGCTGGGCCTGTGCGCCGGCCTCGACCGCGCCACTTCGGGCAGCGTGTGGCTCAACGGCATTCAGCTTGATAAGCTGAGCGAGGACCAACGCGCCGCCGTGCGCAACGAGCACGTGGGCTTCATCTTCCAGAACTTCCAGCTCCTGCCCACCCTCACGGCCCTCGAAAATGTGCTGGTGCCGTTGGAACTGCGCGGGCAGCGCGGCACCGCCCAAACGGCCCGGGAGCTGCTCGACCGCGTGGGCCTGGCCGGGCGGGCAGGCCACTACCCGGCCCAGCTTTCGGGCGGCGAGCAGCAGCGCGTGAGCCTGGCCCGCGCCTTCGCCAACCGCCCCGCCCTACTCTTCGCCGACGAGCCCACCGGCAACCTCGACCCCGACACCAGCGAGCGGGTGGTGAACCTGCTCTTCGAGTTGAACCGTGAAGCCGGCACCACGCTGGTGCTCGTGACGCACGACATGGAACTGGCCGCCAAGACGCAACGGACGCTGCGGCTGCGCGGTGGCAAGGTGGTGGAGGCTAATGTTTCTGTTTAG
- the murI gene encoding glutamate racemase: MTTAAAPVPAAAAALATRPIGMFDSGIGGLTVARAVARRLPHERIVYFGDTAHLPYGDKSTAAIQAYSIKICDLLLRQNCKLIVIACNSASAAAYELVREYVGSKAKVLSAIDPIVAHLGRAYAGRRVGLIGTKQTVNSNVYKKKVDDLDAGVDLHSLATPLLAPMIEEGFFRNSISDDIIGTYLSHATLADIDALVLACTHYPLIKEQIAAYYAGRVDVLDASDVVAAEAEAYLAARGLLAPAAATPPAHHFYVSDFTRSFEESTRIFFEQEVHLEHYPLWE; the protein is encoded by the coding sequence ATGACTACTGCTGCTGCTCCCGTGCCCGCCGCTGCGGCCGCGCTGGCCACCCGGCCCATTGGCATGTTCGATTCCGGCATTGGCGGCCTCACGGTGGCGCGGGCCGTGGCCCGGCGCCTGCCCCACGAGCGCATCGTGTACTTCGGCGACACGGCCCACCTGCCCTACGGCGACAAAAGCACGGCCGCCATTCAGGCCTACTCCATCAAAATATGCGACTTGCTGCTGCGGCAAAACTGCAAGTTGATTGTCATTGCCTGCAACTCGGCCTCGGCCGCGGCCTACGAGCTGGTGCGCGAATACGTGGGCAGCAAGGCCAAGGTGTTGAGCGCCATCGACCCCATTGTGGCGCACTTGGGCCGCGCCTACGCCGGCCGCCGGGTGGGCCTCATCGGCACGAAGCAGACAGTGAACTCCAACGTGTACAAGAAAAAGGTCGACGACCTCGACGCGGGCGTCGACCTGCACTCGCTGGCCACGCCCCTGCTGGCGCCTATGATTGAGGAAGGCTTTTTCCGAAATTCCATCTCCGACGACATCATCGGCACCTACCTCAGCCACGCCACGCTAGCCGACATCGACGCCTTGGTGCTGGCCTGCACGCACTACCCCCTTATCAAGGAGCAGATTGCGGCCTACTACGCCGGCCGGGTGGATGTGCTGGACGCTTCCGATGTGGTGGCGGCCGAAGCCGAAGCTTACCTGGCGGCCCGCGGCCTGCTGGCGCCCGCGGCGGCCACACCACCCGCGCACCATTTCTACGTATCGGACTTCACCCGCTCGTTTGAGGAAAGCACGCGCATTTTCTTTGAGCAGGAAGTGCACCTGGAGCATTACCCGCTGTGGGAATAA
- a CDS encoding helix-turn-helix domain-containing protein produces the protein MTIRTATEYQAALLELKRLITTAPEGDAAIATLAEAIDDFEIKAGHGPVRLDTLIGRLEIEMFNRQLNRKQMAELLGIPASRFSDLLNGKTSVTMSLAKKLHKTLNIPADFILEAA, from the coding sequence ATGACTATTCGCACCGCCACCGAATACCAGGCCGCGCTGTTGGAATTGAAACGGCTCATCACCACTGCTCCTGAGGGCGACGCGGCTATCGCAACGTTGGCCGAAGCCATTGACGACTTTGAGATTAAAGCTGGCCATGGCCCGGTGCGGCTCGATACGCTCATTGGCCGGCTGGAAATCGAGATGTTCAACCGCCAACTCAACCGCAAGCAGATGGCCGAATTGCTGGGCATTCCCGCCAGTCGGTTCAGCGACTTGCTCAATGGCAAAACCAGCGTTACGATGAGCCTCGCCAAGAAGCTCCATAAAACGTTGAACATCCCGGCGGATTTCATTTTGGAAGCGGCCTAG
- a CDS encoding OmpA family protein encodes MLAPNRCLRLFTAPSSGNSEKPGIHCGWWNFLSLVLMLGMVGLQACQAIRPTVPVTNSIPASVVAEAKTERPITVRGKVFSIKDSSTIVPGMELIFRDTYPNAVEGVFRVLTGPEGAYKIDLNAGHIYEVALNKDGRKVEIQQYAPPGVLGDSSFLVKDFYTTYIDDCCSDDFMSRIIYFDTNRSALRSNSLTQIAEFIGYFRQMKVDGAIVLVSGHAEPSEVPLGHFKREQYLTGIGWERAKATCAYLANHGIPANKLFMVSYGGQRPVSYNYSPEERQLNRRAELRFSSLEYLSWRSNARVVPYKKPALPARRPRGSKLGSHDSSESNLPAKQKH; translated from the coding sequence ATGTTAGCCCCGAACCGTTGTTTACGCCTCTTTACCGCGCCAAGTAGCGGAAATAGTGAAAAACCTGGCATCCACTGTGGCTGGTGGAACTTCTTGTCGCTCGTTCTGATGCTGGGTATGGTGGGTTTGCAGGCCTGTCAGGCAATTAGGCCAACAGTGCCTGTCACCAATAGCATCCCTGCGTCCGTAGTTGCTGAAGCAAAAACGGAGCGGCCTATTACCGTGCGGGGAAAAGTGTTCAGCATCAAAGACAGCTCAACTATAGTTCCAGGCATGGAATTGATTTTCCGGGATACATATCCTAACGCAGTTGAAGGGGTTTTTCGCGTTCTAACTGGACCAGAAGGGGCCTATAAAATCGACCTGAACGCCGGCCATATTTATGAAGTCGCGCTAAATAAAGACGGACGCAAAGTAGAAATTCAGCAGTATGCACCACCCGGGGTGCTTGGCGATTCTAGTTTTCTCGTCAAGGATTTTTACACTACCTATATTGATGATTGTTGCAGCGATGATTTCATGTCCCGTATTATTTATTTCGATACCAATCGTTCTGCTTTACGGTCGAATTCATTGACGCAAATAGCGGAGTTCATCGGATACTTTCGGCAGATGAAAGTTGATGGGGCTATTGTGCTGGTGTCAGGGCATGCCGAGCCATCCGAGGTTCCGCTTGGACACTTTAAGCGCGAGCAATATCTAACAGGAATAGGCTGGGAGCGAGCGAAAGCAACGTGTGCTTATTTGGCAAATCATGGAATTCCTGCCAACAAATTGTTTATGGTAAGCTATGGTGGCCAGCGTCCAGTGTCTTATAATTATTCACCTGAAGAGCGGCAGCTAAATCGTAGGGCAGAACTTCGATTTAGCTCGCTGGAATATCTCTCTTGGCGAAGCAATGCCCGAGTCGTGCCTTACAAAAAACCTGCTTTGCCAGCAAGAAGACCAAGGGGCAGCAAGCTTGGGTCCCATGATAGCAGCGAAAGCAACTTGCCAGCTAAACAGAAACATTAG
- a CDS encoding ABC transporter permease, translating into MAWRDSRRSRARLLLFMASIVLGIAALVGINSFGDNLARSISEQARELLGADLVLSANQPFPAKLEPALGSLGTAQVREVSFASLVQFRPGRGTRLAQVRARSGGFFYGDWETEPKAAAGQFGQAGGRAGALVDDALLAQFGAKVGDSVQVGQLTLPIVGRVLKTPGQSGISTAVAPTVFIPEALVAGTGLVQRGSRVRYTRAYQFAPGTDAAAVLKPLQARLDAADVDTDTVAERQKSTGRAFADLTRYLSLVAFVALLLGCVGVASAVNLYVREKLAAVAVLRCLGASGRQALLIYLIQTAGLGLVGAVLGAALGAAVQTLLPRVLGDFLPVAITVSVSWTAVLTGLVTGLLMAVLFALLPLLSIRRVSPLRVLRTAVEDDTAAPDPLRGLVIGIIGLFILAFAYGQTRDWKLTLGFGAGLLAAFAALAGLGRLLMAAVRRFFPGGWGYVWRQGLANLFRPQNQTLTLVTSIGLGTFLLATLFLTQALLLSRVQVAGQKSSANLVLFDIQPEQRAGVEALLTAQKLPVLQRVPIVTMRLTAINGTSVSVIKKDTARGIPAWALTREYRVTYRDSLNSSEKLTAGTMPTLGPDGLPRISVEKGYLERTKLSLGDTLDFNVQGSPMRTIIGGTREIDRSRVQPSFLVVFPVGVLEQAPQFQVVLTRTPSTAALAAVQQQLVRQFPNVSAIDLGLILTTLNDIVGKISFVIRFMAGFSILTGLLVLSSAVVISRYQRVRESVLLRTLGASRAQILRITLVEYGLLGLLAALAGIALAVLAAWALAVWVFEVGFAAALLPLLGLAALVTVLTAAIGVFNSREVLRRSPLEVLRAEG; encoded by the coding sequence ATGGCGTGGCGCGACAGCCGCCGCAGCCGGGCGCGGCTGCTGCTGTTTATGGCCAGCATTGTGCTGGGCATTGCGGCGCTGGTGGGCATCAACTCCTTTGGCGACAACCTGGCCCGCAGCATCAGCGAGCAGGCGCGCGAGCTGCTGGGCGCCGACCTGGTGCTGAGCGCCAACCAGCCCTTCCCCGCCAAGCTGGAACCCGCGCTGGGCAGCCTCGGCACGGCCCAGGTACGGGAGGTGTCGTTTGCCTCGCTGGTGCAATTCCGGCCGGGCCGGGGCACGCGGCTGGCGCAGGTGCGGGCGCGCTCGGGCGGTTTTTTTTATGGCGATTGGGAAACCGAGCCGAAGGCGGCGGCTGGACAGTTTGGGCAAGCGGGCGGCAGGGCCGGGGCGCTGGTTGATGACGCGCTGCTGGCGCAGTTTGGGGCGAAGGTAGGCGACTCGGTGCAGGTGGGTCAGCTCACGCTGCCCATCGTGGGGCGGGTGCTGAAAACGCCGGGGCAGTCGGGCATCAGCACGGCGGTGGCGCCCACGGTGTTCATTCCCGAGGCGCTGGTGGCGGGCACCGGCCTGGTGCAGCGCGGCAGCCGCGTGCGCTACACCCGCGCCTACCAATTCGCGCCGGGTACCGACGCGGCGGCTGTGCTCAAGCCTCTGCAAGCCCGCCTCGACGCAGCCGATGTGGACACCGACACCGTGGCCGAGCGCCAGAAAAGCACCGGCCGCGCCTTCGCCGACCTCACCCGCTACCTCAGCCTGGTAGCCTTCGTGGCGCTGCTGCTGGGCTGCGTGGGCGTGGCCAGCGCCGTGAATCTGTACGTGCGCGAAAAGCTGGCCGCCGTGGCCGTGCTGCGCTGCCTGGGCGCCAGCGGCCGGCAGGCGCTGCTGATTTATTTGATTCAAACCGCCGGCCTGGGGCTGGTGGGCGCCGTGCTGGGCGCGGCGCTGGGGGCGGCCGTGCAAACGCTGCTGCCCCGCGTGCTGGGCGACTTTTTACCCGTCGCCATTACCGTGAGCGTGTCGTGGACGGCCGTGCTGACGGGCCTCGTCACGGGCCTGCTGATGGCGGTGCTGTTTGCCCTGCTGCCGCTGCTCAGCATCCGGCGGGTGTCGCCGCTGCGGGTGCTGCGCACGGCGGTGGAGGACGACACGGCCGCACCCGACCCGCTGCGGGGGCTGGTAATTGGCATTATTGGCTTGTTCATTCTGGCCTTCGCCTACGGGCAAACGCGCGACTGGAAGCTCACACTGGGCTTTGGGGCGGGGCTGCTGGCGGCCTTTGCGGCACTGGCCGGGCTGGGTCGCCTGCTGATGGCGGCGGTGCGGCGCTTCTTTCCCGGCGGCTGGGGCTACGTGTGGCGGCAGGGCCTGGCCAACCTCTTTCGCCCCCAAAACCAGACGCTCACGCTGGTCACGTCCATCGGGCTGGGCACTTTCCTGCTGGCTACGCTCTTTCTTACCCAGGCCCTGCTGCTGAGCCGGGTGCAGGTGGCCGGCCAGAAGTCGTCGGCCAACCTGGTGCTGTTCGACATTCAGCCCGAGCAGCGCGCCGGCGTGGAGGCCCTGCTGACCGCGCAAAAGCTGCCCGTATTGCAGCGGGTGCCCATCGTGACCATGCGCCTGACGGCCATCAACGGCACGTCGGTTTCGGTTATTAAGAAGGATACGGCGCGCGGCATCCCGGCCTGGGCCCTCACCCGCGAGTACCGCGTCACCTACCGCGACTCGCTCAACTCCTCTGAAAAACTCACTGCTGGCACCATGCCCACCCTCGGCCCCGATGGCCTGCCGCGCATTTCCGTGGAGAAAGGCTATCTGGAGCGCACCAAGCTTAGCCTCGGCGACACGCTGGATTTCAACGTGCAGGGCTCCCCCATGCGCACCATCATTGGGGGCACACGCGAGATTGACCGGAGCCGGGTGCAGCCCAGTTTCCTGGTGGTGTTTCCAGTAGGGGTGCTGGAGCAGGCCCCACAGTTTCAGGTGGTGCTCACGCGCACGCCCAGCACGGCCGCGCTGGCCGCCGTGCAACAGCAGTTGGTGCGGCAATTCCCCAATGTGTCGGCCATCGACCTGGGTTTGATTCTGACCACGCTCAACGACATTGTGGGCAAAATCTCTTTCGTCATCCGCTTCATGGCGGGCTTCAGCATTCTCACCGGACTGCTGGTGCTGAGCAGCGCGGTGGTCATCAGCCGCTACCAGCGCGTGCGCGAAAGCGTGCTGCTGCGCACGCTGGGCGCCAGCCGGGCCCAGATTCTGCGCATCACGCTGGTGGAGTACGGCTTACTGGGGCTGCTGGCAGCGCTGGCGGGCATCGCGCTAGCGGTATTGGCGGCGTGGGCGCTGGCGGTGTGGGTGTTCGAAGTGGGCTTTGCGGCGGCGTTGCTGCCGCTGCTGGGCTTGGCAGCGCTGGTCACGGTGCTCACGGCTGCCATTGGCGTGTTCAATAGCAGGGAAGTGCTGCGCCGCTCGCCGCTGGAAGTGCTACGGGCCGAAGGGTAA
- a CDS encoding arylesterase, with product MRLVRLTFAGLLALAFTACNSNSSSETAKAPEATSAKPAAGNKPGASTGKKRLLFFGNSLTAGYGVEPDEAFPALIGDKIDSLKLNYEVINAGLSGETTAGGRSRVGWILRQSVDVFVLELGGNDGLRGLPLAATRENLQGIIDTVRRRSPQAQIVLAGMQIPPNMGQAYANDFKAIYQEMATKNKLVLIPFLLEGVGGDRTLNQADGIHPTPAGHRIVARTVWAVLQPVLQ from the coding sequence ATGCGTCTCGTTCGCCTCACCTTCGCCGGCCTGCTGGCGCTGGCTTTCACTGCCTGCAATTCCAACTCGTCTTCCGAAACGGCGAAGGCCCCGGAAGCTACTTCGGCCAAGCCCGCCGCGGGCAATAAGCCCGGTGCCAGCACCGGCAAGAAGCGCCTGCTCTTCTTCGGTAATAGCCTCACCGCCGGCTACGGCGTGGAGCCCGACGAGGCCTTTCCGGCCCTGATTGGCGACAAAATCGACTCGCTCAAACTTAACTACGAAGTCATCAACGCCGGCCTGAGCGGCGAAACCACCGCCGGCGGCCGCAGCCGCGTGGGCTGGATTCTGCGCCAGTCCGTCGACGTGTTCGTGCTGGAGCTGGGCGGCAACGACGGCCTGCGCGGTCTGCCCCTCGCGGCCACCCGCGAAAACCTGCAAGGCATCATCGACACGGTGCGCCGCCGCAGCCCACAAGCCCAAATTGTATTGGCCGGCATGCAGATTCCCCCGAACATGGGCCAGGCCTACGCCAACGACTTCAAAGCCATCTACCAGGAAATGGCCACCAAAAACAAGCTCGTTCTCATTCCCTTCCTGCTCGAAGGCGTGGGCGGCGACCGGACGCTCAACCAAGCCGACGGCATTCATCCCACGCCCGCCGGGCACCGCATTGTGGCGCGCACCGTATGGGCGGTGCTGCAACCGGTGCTGCAATAG
- a CDS encoding ABC-F family ATP-binding cassette domain-containing protein: MNLLSAENISKNYADRWLFKDLNFGLNLGQRVAFVGINGTGKTTLMKVLAGLEAPDTGEVSVRKGIRVTYLGQNPVFDESLSVEQTIFASQNDTLRAIQEYEHVVNDPDHKPDDLQRVLERMDALNAWDYEAQVQQILGRLGILGDLLTRNVAQLSGGQRKRVALARVLIEEPDVLLLDEPTNHLDLATIEWLENRLNSPSLTLLMVTHDRYFLDKVANEIVELDKGQVYRYQGNYAYFVEKKADREMRENVEVEKARQLFKKELDWMRRMPQARGTKQKARIDAFYVTKEKASTNLSKQQVELSVKTTRQGGKIIEADHLNKRFGDNVVLDDFSYVFKKKDRIGLVGPNGAGKSTLLNMLTGKLKPDSGTIDVGLTTVFGYYTQTELEFDPSQRVIDIVKEVAEVVELANGDVLTASQFLNLFLFPPAQQYTLVSKLSGGEKRRLQLLRVLIKNPNFLILDEPTNDLDLATLNILEDFLLNFTGCLLIVSHDRYFLDHLAEHLFVLEPGGAVLNFPGNYTDYREYLAERETEAALLEEEKAAKAARAAAKANITPAAVSTAVAATPQKRRATFAEKKEYEQLEKAMATLEAEKQEITAKLNGGAGTPQDFAAWGARLSALNQELEEKELRWLELSDLG; encoded by the coding sequence ATGAACCTGTTATCCGCCGAGAACATCTCGAAGAATTACGCCGACCGCTGGCTGTTTAAAGACCTCAACTTCGGCCTGAACCTGGGCCAGCGCGTGGCCTTTGTGGGCATCAACGGCACCGGCAAAACCACCCTCATGAAGGTGCTGGCCGGCCTCGAAGCCCCCGATACCGGCGAGGTGAGCGTGCGCAAGGGCATCCGCGTCACCTACTTGGGCCAGAACCCCGTGTTCGACGAAAGCCTGAGCGTGGAGCAAACCATCTTCGCCAGCCAGAACGACACGCTCCGCGCCATCCAGGAGTACGAGCACGTCGTCAACGACCCCGACCACAAGCCCGACGACCTGCAGCGCGTGCTCGAACGCATGGACGCCCTCAACGCCTGGGACTACGAAGCCCAGGTGCAGCAGATTCTCGGCCGCCTCGGCATCCTCGGCGACTTGCTCACCCGCAACGTGGCCCAGCTCTCGGGCGGGCAGCGCAAGCGCGTGGCCCTGGCCCGCGTCCTCATCGAAGAGCCCGACGTGCTGCTGCTCGACGAGCCCACCAACCACCTGGACCTGGCCACCATCGAGTGGCTCGAAAACCGCCTGAACTCGCCCAGCCTCACCCTGCTGATGGTGACCCACGACCGGTACTTCCTCGACAAAGTGGCCAACGAAATCGTGGAGCTCGACAAGGGCCAGGTGTACCGCTACCAGGGCAACTACGCCTACTTCGTGGAGAAAAAGGCCGACCGCGAAATGCGCGAAAACGTGGAAGTGGAAAAGGCCCGCCAGCTCTTCAAAAAAGAGCTCGACTGGATGCGCCGCATGCCCCAGGCCCGCGGCACCAAGCAAAAAGCCCGCATCGACGCCTTCTACGTCACCAAGGAAAAAGCCAGCACCAACCTCAGCAAGCAGCAGGTGGAGCTGAGCGTGAAAACCACCCGCCAGGGCGGCAAAATCATCGAAGCCGACCACCTCAACAAGCGCTTCGGCGACAACGTGGTGCTCGACGATTTCAGCTACGTCTTCAAGAAAAAGGACCGGATTGGCCTCGTGGGGCCGAACGGCGCGGGCAAGTCTACGCTGCTCAACATGCTCACCGGCAAGCTCAAGCCCGACAGCGGCACCATCGACGTGGGCCTGACCACCGTGTTTGGCTACTACACCCAGACCGAGCTGGAATTCGACCCCTCGCAGCGCGTCATCGACATCGTGAAGGAAGTGGCCGAAGTGGTGGAGCTAGCCAACGGCGACGTGCTCACCGCCAGCCAGTTTCTGAATCTGTTTCTGTTCCCGCCGGCCCAGCAATACACGCTGGTGAGCAAGCTGAGCGGCGGCGAAAAGCGGCGCCTGCAGCTGCTGCGCGTCCTCATCAAGAACCCCAACTTCCTCATTCTTGACGAGCCCACCAACGACCTCGACCTGGCCACGCTCAACATCCTGGAAGATTTCCTGCTGAATTTCACCGGCTGCCTGCTCATCGTCAGCCACGACCGGTACTTCCTCGACCACCTCGCCGAACACCTGTTTGTATTGGAGCCCGGCGGCGCCGTCCTCAACTTCCCCGGCAACTACACCGACTACCGCGAGTACCTGGCCGAGCGCGAAACCGAAGCCGCGCTACTCGAAGAAGAAAAAGCTGCCAAAGCCGCCCGCGCCGCGGCAAAAGCCAACATCACGCCGGCCGCCGTGAGCACGGCCGTAGCGGCCACGCCGCAGAAACGCCGCGCCACCTTCGCCGAGAAAAAGGAGTACGAGCAGCTCGAAAAAGCCATGGCGACGCTGGAAGCTGAGAAGCAGGAAATCACCGCCAAACTGAACGGCGGTGCGGGCACCCCGCAGGACTTCGCCGCCTGGGGCGCCCGGTTGTCGGCGCTGAATCAGGAGTTAGAGGAGAAGGAACTGCGCTGGCTGGAGCTTTCCGACCTGGGGTAG
- a CDS encoding glycosyltransferase yields the protein MLFPTVFFSVFFGLFAVVLGLVWRRRPTPAALAALPRVSILIAARNEAHAIERCLHALAQLNYPAELLEILIGDDASTDDTVAVVQRFIADKPQFRLLRIRDRLGTARGKSNVLAHLCRAATTDYFFITDADMALAPDWVRTLLAAAAPPEVGIVTGITTAKGGLFGRLQGLDWLFGLSLIRMLTDHGVPVTAVGNNMLVRRAAYESIGGYETLAFSVSEDLQLFWQVVAQGWHYRNLVAPGALGVSEPQPTWHCLLRQRKRWMRGAGQLPWQMSGLFYSYGLFYTVLGWPGLLPWGTIAALYAGKVLLQTLFLSITLGQAGRREALPVLLCYEFYLLAMSLAVLAYTAWPRPIEWKERRYQWAEA from the coding sequence ATGCTATTTCCCACGGTTTTTTTCTCGGTATTCTTTGGCTTGTTTGCGGTGGTGCTGGGGTTGGTGTGGCGCCGGCGCCCCACGCCCGCGGCCCTGGCGGCGCTGCCGCGCGTCAGCATCCTCATTGCGGCCCGCAACGAAGCCCATGCCATTGAGCGCTGCCTGCACGCATTGGCCCAACTCAACTACCCAGCCGAACTGCTGGAAATCCTGATTGGCGACGACGCTTCGACCGACGACACGGTGGCCGTGGTGCAGCGCTTCATTGCCGATAAGCCGCAGTTCCGGCTGCTGCGCATCCGGGACCGCCTGGGCACGGCCCGCGGCAAAAGCAACGTGCTGGCCCACCTCTGCCGCGCCGCTACCACCGACTACTTCTTCATCACCGACGCCGACATGGCCCTCGCCCCCGACTGGGTGCGCACGCTGCTGGCCGCGGCCGCCCCGCCCGAAGTGGGCATCGTAACGGGCATCACCACCGCCAAGGGCGGCTTATTTGGCCGCCTGCAGGGGCTCGACTGGCTGTTTGGCCTGAGCCTCATCCGGATGCTTACCGACCACGGGGTGCCCGTGACGGCCGTGGGCAACAACATGTTGGTGCGCCGCGCCGCCTACGAGTCAATCGGTGGCTACGAGACGCTGGCCTTTAGCGTCAGCGAAGACCTGCAGCTGTTTTGGCAAGTGGTGGCCCAGGGCTGGCACTACCGCAACCTAGTGGCGCCCGGCGCGCTGGGCGTTTCAGAGCCACAGCCCACCTGGCACTGCCTGCTGCGCCAGCGCAAGCGCTGGATGCGGGGCGCCGGCCAGCTGCCCTGGCAAATGAGCGGCCTGTTCTACTCCTACGGCCTCTTCTACACGGTGCTGGGCTGGCCGGGGCTGCTGCCCTGGGGCACCATAGCGGCGCTGTACGCGGGCAAGGTGCTGCTGCAAACCCTGTTTCTGAGTATCACGCTGGGGCAGGCCGGGCGGCGCGAGGCACTGCCGGTGCTGCTGTGCTACGAGTTCTACCTGCTGGCCATGTCGCTGGCCGTGCTGGCCTACACCGCCTGGCCCCGCCCCATCGAGTGGAAAGAGCGCCGCTACCAGTGGGCCGAAGCCTGA